A genomic region of Anopheles coustani chromosome 3, idAnoCousDA_361_x.2, whole genome shotgun sequence contains the following coding sequences:
- the LOC131258670 gene encoding carcinine transporter: MASDDENFDKFLVQVGDDGRFQNRFNLLFNLGAICFTSMTYMSIILALNKPPHNCHVPGMERYNITDLDQWRNLTLPREEDNRGQLGYSKCQMYNVTEEHLARPYSEWSFQESDIIDCAYGYYYDRTYYDRTPITEYDWICDKGFRETNIFVYNRLGELVGTVIFGHLGDTLGRRFVFYVSVLIITAGRLVCMYTAAYYAVFAVASVLGSMSAHAIFQSPLIIAMEISKSERRGHISMVQCIGWTSGLCILPMVFWATKDWFWALMIATLPILIFLLIPSYLIESPRWLATRGNYRAAMKVLRRIATVNGIKELTFDEGVLEKQLSHHKTETIYGIASLFNGWRMTKNTLLVILCWTVCSVTYFTLVLLSSRMDGNPFLNFMYQALIELPAAYLCQKSADRFGRRATNATAFICATVACAILVMIVRDQANESAATMLTTFVKFCVSITFFAVNLQSIEIYPTCLRQTGLAVGAIAATSFGIVGPYLVHLGTEYDVRYPFLVMGISMGVGVLAALFLPETLHQSLPNTIAEAQNFGKDQRFWALPKAPKKEHRAAEAEEAIRLNVPEQEKN; the protein is encoded by the exons ATGGCTAGCGATGATGAAAACTTTGACAAATTTCTGGTGCAAGTCGGTGACGATGGTAGGTTTCAGAACCGCTTCAATCTCCTGTTCAACCTCGGCGCCATCTGCTTCACGTCGATGACGTACATGAGCATCATCCTGGCCCTAAACAAACCACCTCACAACTGCCACGTGCCGGGCATGGAGCGGTACAACATCACCGAcctggaccagtggaggaacCTAACGTTGCCCAG GGAAGAAGACAATCGGGGCCAGCTGGGATACAGCAAGTGTCAGATGTACAACGTCACCGAGGAGCACTTGGCTCGTCCCTACTCGGAGTGGAGCTTTCAAGAAAGCGACATCATCG ACTGCGCCTATGGTTACTACTATGACCGGACGTACTACGACCGAACACCGATCACGGAGTACGACTGGATCTGCGACAAAGGTTTCCGGGAGACGAACATTTTCGTGTACAACCGACTCGGCGAGCTGGTCGGAACTGTTATCTTCGGACATCTCGGTGACAC CCTTGGCCGACGGTTCGTGTTCTATGTGAGCGTGCTGATTATCACGGCCGGGCGGCTGGTGTGCATGTACACCGCCGCCTACTACGCCGTTTTTGCCGTGGCGTCCGTCCTCGGTAGCATGTCGGCGCACGCCATCTTCCAGTCGCCTTTGATCATTGCCATGGAAATATCGAAAAG CGAACGTCGAGGACACATTTCGATGGTCCAGTGCATCGGCTGGACGTCCGGGCTGTGCATCCTGCCGATGGTGTTTTGGGCCACGAAGGACTGGTTCTGGGCGCTGATGATTGCCACCCTGCCGATCCTGATCTTCCTGCTCATTCCCAG TTATCTTATTGAGTCCCCACGATGGTTGGCCACCCGAGGAAACTACCGAGCTGCCATGAAGGTGCTACGACGGATTGCAACCGTCAACGGCATCAAGGAGCTGACGTTCGACGAAGGCGTCCTCGAGAAGCAACTTTCGCACCATAAAACGGAAACCATCTACGGCATCGCGTCCCTGTTCAACGGCTGGCGGATGACGAAGAACACGCTGCTGGTTATTCTCTGCTG GACAGTCTGCAGTGTTACCTACTTCACGCTGGTGCTGCTCAGCTCCCGGATGGACGGTAACCCGTTCCTGAACTTCATGTACCAGGCCCTGATCGAGCTGCCGGCGGCGTACCTCTGCCAGAAGTCGGCCGATCGGTTCGGCCGGCGGGCCACCAACGCCACCGCCTTCATCTGCGCCACCGTCGCCTGCGCCATCCTGGTGATGATCGTGCGCGATCAGGCGAACGAGTCGGCCGCCACGATGCTCACGACGTTCGTGAAGTTCTGCGTCAGCATCACGTTCTTCGCCGTCAACCTGCAGTCGATCGAGATCTATCCGACCTGCCTGCGGCAAACGGGTCTCGCCGTCGGCGCCATCGCGGCCACCAGCTTCGGCATCGTCGGCCCGTACTTGGTGCACCTCGGCACGGAGTACGACGTACGCTATCCTTTCCTGGTGATGGGCATCTCGATGGGGGTCGGCGTGCTGGCCGCGCTCTTCCTGCCCGAAACGCTGCACCAATCGCTACCGAACACGATCGCGGAGGCGCAGAACTTTGGCAAGGATCAGCGGTTCTGGGCGCTTCCGAAGGCACCGAAGAAAGAGCACCGCGCTGCCGAAGCGGAAGAGGCCATTCGGTTGAACGTACCGGAGCAGGAGAAGAATTAG